The region GAAGCCTGGCCATTTTAACAGGTTCAATATAGTTTGAGAAATTCCAAAATGAGTTCACAAATACCACCGCTATGTCATCCAGCGGAAAGTTAAAGTATGGATGTATAATAACGCTACTGATCATTCTCCACTGAATCTTTTCGTTTGAAATGAATTTGTTTACAATTATGACATTTCTAAGGTCTCCTGCGACCACTGCCAATGGTGATGGATCTCTTACGTACGCGAAGTTGTTACGTTCGAAGCAGTGAGCGGCTGTGAGGACCTTCTTGCTAGTAATAATGCTTCCACCACAAAAGCTCTTATATGAGTATAGTTTATTGTGTAGTATTCGTCGGCCTTCCTTAATGGATACGATGTAAGGAACTACGCCGCTGGAGACTGGTTCTCCGTTTACTATTACGTGCTTCACACGATGCGATGAGTATTTTAGAGTCATTATAATTCGCTCTGCCTCACATGTTTGCAGAATTATTGACCAATATACAACGATGTGCAGGTACATTCATGGGCATTAAATTACAAAACTTTGTTAAGTACGTATTTCTACATGTTTTCTATACTGTTTGGCATTAAACGTTTTTCTATAAATTattgtatttgacatttgacgttATCATAGTAGAGACGTTATTTAGAATCTTGTGCAAGAAGTTTGCGAAAGGAGTTTTCTATAGGGAACGTACAttaactatagggggcagcactgGGCAGCAATAGAGCCGACTCAAGCGACACTGTGCGGATTAAATGGAACGTTAACGCTATTCTGTCAAACTATATCACAACAGATGTTTCAAACGGAAAAATACgagtaaaaatgttaaaataataaaatacggcTTTCTTCCGATAAAAAGCGACCTCCAGCGTTGCCAGAATACCATGAAAGGCCTCAAATTATTTCAGGCGGGCTATGTTTtggatgtgaccgaaaaggTAAACAGagataaaactgcaaaaattaGTGGCAAAATCGTCGCCCAAACAAGAATTTCGAATGTGTATGATGCCCAAATTTCAGCGACTATACTTTTAATGAAGTAATTGTTAATATGTAGTAATAATAGATCTGTCCTCGCGACTGCAACCAACCgcggtttaaaaaaataaaattagaggTTATGTTTATTGACAAACAAAACAACagtaaggtaaagggcccc is a window of Cydia splendana chromosome 1, ilCydSple1.2, whole genome shotgun sequence DNA encoding:
- the LOC134795919 gene encoding chymotrypsinogen B-like — translated: MYLHIVVYWSIILQTCEAERIIMTLKYSSHRVKHVIVNGEPVSSGVVPYIVSIKEGRRILHNKLYSYKSFCGGSIITSKKVLTAAHCFERNNFAYVRDPSPLAVVAGDLRNVIIVNKFISNEKIQWRMISSVIIHPYFNFPLDDIAVVFVNSFWNFSNYIEPVKMARLPIDYPDTCYAAGYGRTSHGEQSKRSEVLLRAKIDIIPRIKCTQIWEVPMDEFVCTSSVYADVAVGDSGGPLVCRGTSDPEEEPGKELLVGVTSGKNFDYTSIFMRVSAYADWIDAMNEGCCLQNWCLVSYIFFLLLNI